The Candidatus Equadaptatus faecalis genomic sequence GCGGCAACTATCATGTCGCATGCCGCCGTATTCGAAGGTTCAAAACTTGCTTTTTCGAGAAGTTCTGAGTAGCGTTCGGTTTCTTTGCGGAAAAATTCTTCCAGCTGCTCAGGCGTGTAATCCTGTTTTTCCCCGGACAGCACCATGAACGCGACGTCGCCTTCGTTCATTTCAAGCGTAAGCGTTCCAGGTGCCCAAAGGCTGTCGCCCGACGCGTTCTGAACGTCGTCCTGCTCGTACATAACGTTTTCAAACCAGAGAGGCTTTATTTCCCATTTGCCTTTTGTGGCAGTGCAGAAACTTGACAGCCCGCAGCCTTCAGCTTTAATCGTCTGTCCGCCGCTTGTCGCAACCGTGAAATCGTTCTGCTTGTATTCCGAACGTATTTCGGAGTTAAGCCTGTGCGCAAAAAGAGGGCGCAGTTCAAGCTGGATTTTCTGCGGGGCTGACACTGCTTCGTAACGGATTACCGTACAGGTTTCGCCCTGCGGCATAAATATTGATTTTTTAATAAATGTCCCGTGAATGACAAAAAGCATGTTCGGGAACGGATTGCCCTTGTATTCCTGTATGTAGCGGAAACCGTCAGGATAGACGAGATCCTTGTAACGGTTTGTGGAAAGCTGATATTTCTTGCCGTTTGACAAAACCGTTTCTTCGACTTTGCTTACAAGCACGGAATGACGCACTTCACCTGTCGGTCTTACGACCAGAAGCCCGTGCTCCCTTCTGGTATTTGCCCCTATGACCGTTGAGAAGCCGTAGCTTCCGAGTCCGTTGGAAACGAGAAATTCCCTTCCCGCTCCCTTTTCGTAGGTGTTGACGTCAACCTTCCCTAAGTACATTGGTACCCTCTCCCTTCAAGATTTGAGAAGCCAGTTTATAGATTTTCTTCCACCTATATTCTACCGTACTTTTGCCGATTGGACGTGATAATTTTTTGCCAAGTTCGCATAAAGTTGCTTCAGGATATTCTTTCCTAAGTCCAATCAGCTCTTTCAGAGCCTCCGGAAGCTTTCCGAAAGCGTCCTCTTCCTCAAGCCGTTTTATCAGCTGCAGCTGTTTTGCCGCTGTTTGAGCGGTTTTGCCTATGTTTGCCATGTCGCAGTTCATCATTCTGTTCTGCACATTCTGCGTTTCGCGCATTATTGATTTGTCTTCGAGAGCGAGAACAGTGTTCACACAGCCCGTCCAGCCGATAAAATCTACAATCTGCTGTCTGTCCCTGAGGATAATTTCCGTGTTGCTGTTTTTCGTCCGCACGGATGCGTTTATTTTAGCCAGCCACAGAAGCTCAAGCATCTCTTCTTCATGTCCGTTCTGCGGAAAACGCATTACAAGATAATAGCCTGTTTTCGGAATGTACAGGGAACCCGTACTTCCGAAAAAACCCCGTCCCCACGACCAGAAACGTTTTCTGCCGGCGTCAAAGCCTGACGCGCCGCTGCATATTTTTTCAATCGCCCTCCCGTGCACGAAGAAAAATATTTTCCCGTTCTGCTGACTCGAAACAAGCTTGATATCGTCTATAAAAATGCTTCTGTCCGCGGCAGCGATTTTTCCCCACAGCGCAAGCAGCCTTCTGTAGACAAAAAGTCTGGCAGTCTGAAACATTGCTCCTTCCGTCATTTCTGTCTGCGGCAGGCCGCAAAGTATGCCGTACATTTCGTCTTCGTACGGTCTGCAGGCTTTCACGCTGCTCCATTCATACCATAAATCCTTGTTGAGACTGTTCATCAGCCGCCTTTACGCTCTTTATACTCCCTGGCAAGCAGCATAATCGTTTCTGCAAGGTTCTGCGCGTTGTGCCGCAGATATTTTCCGTCTTTGACAGCGATATAATTGCCGTATATAACTTTTGTGCCGAGCGAACTGAGATATTTTTCCTCTTTTGCCGAAAGATAAAGCGGCTCAGCCCCTATCTTCCCGTAACGTTTCAGAAATTCCTCGGGCACGGGCGCCTGGTTTGCAAGCAGATAATCCGGAACAGAGCCTGTAACCCCAGCAATCCAGTCAACGTGGGCAAGGATGTTCATGCCTTCAGTTTCTTTGGGCTGCGTAACGAGATTTGCGATGTAGACAACAGGAACTCTTGTTTCACGCAGAAGCTCAACGATTTCTTTAAGCAGAAGATTAGGCATTACGCTCGTAAAAAGACTTCCGGGGCCCAAAACTACAAGATCCGCGTTTTTAATCGCTTCCTTGACCGCTTCGACAGGCTTTGCGGACGACGGCTCTATCCAAAGCTTTTCCAGACGGCTTCCGTTGTTTGAAATCTCAAGTTCCCCGCTGAGTTCTTCACCGCCTCGCGCAATGCCTTTGAGTTTAATATTCTCCGTAGTAACCGGCAGAACCCTGCCCCTTATCGCAAGCAGTTTATTAAGTTCTTCAACAGCGCGCTGAAAATCGCCTTTCAGCTCCGTAGCCGCAAGCAGCATTAAATTGCCGAGACTGTGTCCCTGCAGTTCGCCTCTGTCAAAACGGTAATTCAGAAGCGCGTTCAGCGAACTGTCGTTTTCCGCAAGGGCAACAATGCAGTTGCGTATATCACCGGGAGGCAGCATTCCCCATTCACTGCGCAGTCTTCCCGAACTTCCGCCCTCGTCGGTAACGGCGACAACCGCCGTTATGTTTCTCGTATAGGCTTTAAGTCCGGACAGAAGCGTTGAAAGACCGGTTCCCCCGCCTATGGTGACTATGTCCGGCATTGCGGAAGAATTCGCACCTATTGCATTTCCAATAATTTTGGCTTTGCCGAGCAGCATTTTTTTTGTCCTGCCGCGGAAAAGACGTGCGACAAGAACAGCAAGCAGCAGGGCAAGAACAAATCCGCACGCAAAAGCAGGCATTACCACAAATTCTCCTTGTTGATGTCCCTGTGGTTGACTACCACTTTATTGTCTCCGTTCGCAAGTTCTTCAGCAAGCTTCTCGCATACTGCGACAGACCTGTGTCTTCCGCCGGTGCAGCCAATTGCAATGTGCAGGTGTCTTTTGCCCGTGTTTCCGTAAACCGGAACTACGAAGGAAAGCATTGCCAGCGCTTTTTCTATAAAAGCGGCAAAATCACCGTATTTTGAAAAATATTCTTTCACTTCCGCGTCGCGTCCGGAAAGGTCATGAAGTTCGGGAACATAGTTCGGGTTCGGAAGGAAACGAACGTCAATAACGTAGTCGGCATCCTGCGGAATTCCGTTTTTAAAACCGAACGAACTGAGCAGAACAACGGTTTTTTCACGCGCGACACCAGCGATATCCAGCAGTTTGCTTTTGAAATCGCCGGTTGTCAGCTCGGACGTGTCTATAACCGCGTCGGCGCTTTTCTTTATATCAGCAAGCAGGGTTCGTTCCGCCGCTATACTTTCAAGCAGCGTGGAATTTTCCGAAAGCGGATGCCTGCGCCGCGTTGTTTCAAAACGTCTTACAAGTGTTGAATCGGCAGCATCCACATAGATAATTTTTAATGCTTCCATTTCGTTTCTGAGCACGTCAACAACCTTGTGCAAATCGTCAAGCAGTTTTTCCTCGCGCACGTCAACAACCGCCGCCACCCCGCAGGTGACTGCGGCCTGATTGTTCTCAAGAACGCTTATAAGCTGCGGAAGCAGGGTAGGCGGAAGATTGTCTATTGCATAATAACCCTGATCCTCAAAAACGGTCAGTGCGGAGGATTTTCCTCCTCCTGACATTCCCGTTATGATTACGCATTTTTTAACCTGGCTGTTTTCCATAAAATCAAGCCTCCAAGCATTCAGTCTGCATTTGAAGAATACTCCTTCGGGGGAAATACACTACTGAATTTCCACCGTATATACTTCGTAACCCTTGCTTTTCAGTTCGTCAGACAGTTTTTTCGTTTCCCCGCGGTCTGCCGAACCCTTCACACGCACTTTGCAGCACAAGGCAGAGTTTATCGTCTCCTCGGCAGCATATGCTGCATATCCCTGTTTTTTCAGCGTTTGAACATACTGCTCTGCATTCTTTTTGTCAGAAAAAACACCGATCTGGACGTCATAGCGCTTTGAAGCACCCTTTGTTTCCTTTTTGTCTGTCTTTGGTTCAGTTTTTTGTACCGGTTTCAAGGCAGTTTCTGTTTCTTTTTTTGGGACTGCTTTCTGCTGCGTATTCACAACAGCTTTTTGTTCCTGTTTTACTGCTGCTTTCTGCTCTGTTTTTACAGCACTTTTCTTCTGCTCCGTTTTGGAGACAGGCTGTTCTTTGACAACTGTACTCACGCTCTTTTTCTGCGCCGCAGGTTTATTCTTTGTTCCGGT encodes the following:
- the whiA gene encoding DNA-binding protein WhiA, producing MNSLNKDLWYEWSSVKACRPYEDEMYGILCGLPQTEMTEGAMFQTARLFVYRRLLALWGKIAAADRSIFIDDIKLVSSQQNGKIFFFVHGRAIEKICSGASGFDAGRKRFWSWGRGFFGSTGSLYIPKTGYYLVMRFPQNGHEEEMLELLWLAKINASVRTKNSNTEIILRDRQQIVDFIGWTGCVNTVLALEDKSIMRETQNVQNRMMNCDMANIGKTAQTAAKQLQLIKRLEEEDAFGKLPEALKELIGLRKEYPEATLCELGKKLSRPIGKSTVEYRWKKIYKLASQILKGEGTNVLREG
- a CDS encoding YvcK family protein, which produces MPAFACGFVLALLLAVLVARLFRGRTKKMLLGKAKIIGNAIGANSSAMPDIVTIGGGTGLSTLLSGLKAYTRNITAVVAVTDEGGSSGRLRSEWGMLPPGDIRNCIVALAENDSSLNALLNYRFDRGELQGHSLGNLMLLAATELKGDFQRAVEELNKLLAIRGRVLPVTTENIKLKGIARGGEELSGELEISNNGSRLEKLWIEPSSAKPVEAVKEAIKNADLVVLGPGSLFTSVMPNLLLKEIVELLRETRVPVVYIANLVTQPKETEGMNILAHVDWIAGVTGSVPDYLLANQAPVPEEFLKRYGKIGAEPLYLSAKEEKYLSSLGTKVIYGNYIAVKDGKYLRHNAQNLAETIMLLAREYKERKGG
- the rapZ gene encoding RNase adapter RapZ; translated protein: MENSQVKKCVIITGMSGGGKSSALTVFEDQGYYAIDNLPPTLLPQLISVLENNQAAVTCGVAAVVDVREEKLLDDLHKVVDVLRNEMEALKIIYVDAADSTLVRRFETTRRRHPLSENSTLLESIAAERTLLADIKKSADAVIDTSELTTGDFKSKLLDIAGVAREKTVVLLSSFGFKNGIPQDADYVIDVRFLPNPNYVPELHDLSGRDAEVKEYFSKYGDFAAFIEKALAMLSFVVPVYGNTGKRHLHIAIGCTGGRHRSVAVCEKLAEELANGDNKVVVNHRDINKENLW
- a CDS encoding SPOR domain-containing protein, whose translation is MISRKDKTLQSGKTMITFGQFILPLAVLVALALLFFSIKLFFYSPTEICTEDIAEQEDRQITQIIRKRTEKRTAAQEETLDKPEIPAVKKEQKQKKNETRKELGHVSIAPARPVKSASKAVSAEETAVKKTIETARPESRIKKTENTGTKNKPAAQKKSVSTVVKEQPVSKTEQKKSAVKTEQKAAVKQEQKAVVNTQQKAVPKKETETALKPVQKTEPKTDKKETKGASKRYDVQIGVFSDKKNAEQYVQTLKKQGYAAYAAEETINSALCCKVRVKGSADRGETKKLSDELKSKGYEVYTVEIQ